A DNA window from Vibrio tarriae contains the following coding sequences:
- a CDS encoding PTS sugar transporter subunit IIC produces MAFFDKILKFIEEVVAPIAGKISAQRHVNAIKDGFVSTMPFLIVGSLLLVLAFPPSEGNFFFDGWHGLIDVIGKDNIMAPFQLSMGIFALYATFGIAFSLAESYKLRAMNTGMLAIFAFLLAVAPMVNVEIGGVLPGAFLGGTGAFTAILCGLLVPEMQRLLIKYNIRIKMPDAVPPKISASFDLLIPIVFISIIIMSINVFLAQYNLKIPSAIMQLFQPLVMASDSYIACLIAVLIVQILWFSGIHGGSVVGGIIGPMLLINLGLNQSALAAGEPLPAIFINPVMDFFIFVGGAGGTWGLVVLMMRSKATQLKTIGKMSIVPGTFNINEPVIFGTPIVMNPIYFIPWLLAPTINTTIVWLAFKTGFVAKIIAIPPWTMPAPIGAIIATNSGTAALVVLSSVIVSALVFYPFLKIHERQLLKEENALSEAAAANSDKAKRKLDECRN; encoded by the coding sequence ATGGCATTTTTCGACAAAATTTTAAAATTTATAGAAGAAGTAGTGGCACCTATAGCAGGTAAAATCTCTGCACAAAGACACGTCAATGCGATTAAGGATGGCTTTGTATCAACAATGCCATTTTTGATTGTGGGGTCGCTATTGCTTGTACTTGCTTTCCCTCCTTCTGAAGGTAATTTTTTCTTTGACGGCTGGCATGGACTCATTGACGTTATCGGAAAAGATAACATCATGGCGCCGTTCCAATTAAGCATGGGTATCTTCGCACTCTATGCAACGTTTGGTATTGCATTCAGCTTGGCTGAATCTTACAAACTGCGCGCGATGAACACTGGTATGTTGGCCATCTTCGCATTTTTACTTGCTGTTGCCCCTATGGTTAACGTCGAAATTGGTGGAGTATTACCGGGGGCATTCCTTGGCGGTACAGGTGCTTTTACTGCAATTCTTTGTGGTCTTTTAGTTCCTGAAATGCAACGCTTACTGATCAAATACAATATCCGTATCAAGATGCCAGATGCGGTACCACCAAAAATTTCTGCGTCATTTGACCTATTAATTCCGATTGTGTTTATCTCGATCATTATTATGTCAATCAACGTATTCTTGGCCCAATATAACCTCAAAATTCCATCAGCAATTATGCAGTTATTCCAACCTTTAGTGATGGCATCGGATAGTTATATTGCTTGTTTAATTGCAGTACTTATTGTTCAGATTCTGTGGTTTAGTGGTATTCACGGTGGTTCGGTTGTGGGCGGTATCATCGGACCAATGCTCCTGATCAACCTAGGTCTTAACCAATCGGCACTTGCTGCAGGTGAGCCTCTGCCAGCAATATTTATTAACCCTGTTATGGACTTCTTTATCTTCGTTGGTGGTGCAGGTGGTACTTGGGGTCTGGTTGTACTAATGATGCGCTCTAAAGCTACTCAGCTTAAAACAATCGGTAAAATGTCGATTGTTCCCGGAACATTTAATATCAACGAACCTGTTATTTTCGGTACGCCAATCGTGATGAACCCAATTTATTTCATCCCATGGTTACTGGCACCAACAATTAATACAACCATCGTATGGCTTGCATTTAAAACAGGATTTGTTGCAAAAATCATCGCTATTCCACCATGGACAATGCCAGCGCCAATCGGAGCAATTATTGCCACGAATTCGGGCACGGCCGCATTAGTCGTACTAAGTAGTGTGATTGTCAGTGCCTTAGTTTTCTACCCATTCCTTAAAATTCATGAACGACAACTACTGAAAGAGGAAAATGCACTCAGTGAAGCTGCAGCTGCAAATTCTGATAAAGCCAAGAGGAAATTAGATGAATGTCGAAATTAA
- a CDS encoding PTS lactose/cellobiose transporter subunit IIA produces the protein MNVEINSPQDITEEFLMMLLCQVGEARSSCMEAMALARKEQFAQAQEMLGVADKALIAVHKSQTSLISFDEGAGKVPMTLILTHIQDHIMTTMLCREMAEEVIAIHKKLEKVVQYEKAHI, from the coding sequence ATGAATGTCGAAATTAATAGCCCGCAGGATATAACCGAAGAATTTCTAATGATGCTGTTATGTCAGGTCGGTGAAGCACGCTCTTCTTGTATGGAAGCGATGGCCTTAGCTCGCAAAGAACAGTTTGCTCAAGCGCAGGAAATGTTAGGTGTTGCTGATAAAGCTCTGATTGCTGTGCATAAGTCACAAACTTCCCTTATTTCCTTTGATGAGGGAGCTGGTAAAGTTCCAATGACATTGATTCTGACCCATATTCAGGATCACATCATGACAACCATGTTATGCAGGGAAATGGCAGAAGAAGTCATTGCTATTCACAAAAAGCTAGAAAAGGTCGTTCAGTATGAAAAAGCGCATATTTGA
- the secF gene encoding protein translocase subunit SecF, translating to MVDYLKSRIRPIRYITGIISVLLMVISLGAFAIKGLNMGLDFTGGMVTEAIINHSVTKSQLMDQLQPVLGESVSATPSGEEGRWVIRYPLPAEDATPVDIATELHHISDQVQIVSNSMVGSQVGQELIDQGGLALLICLLSILGYLSFRFEWRLASGALLALLHDVILVLGFFAITQMEFNLTVFAAVLAVLGYSLNDSIIISDRIRELLLAKQQTPTADINDQAIIATFSRTMVTSGTTLMTISALWLMGGAPLQGFAIAMFIGVISGTWSSISIGTVLPEWLGLEPKHYLPVELDAAP from the coding sequence ATGGTTGACTATTTAAAATCTCGAATCCGTCCGATTCGCTACATCACTGGCATTATTTCAGTCTTATTGATGGTGATCTCGCTAGGGGCTTTTGCAATCAAAGGCTTGAATATGGGCTTAGATTTCACCGGCGGGATGGTCACGGAAGCGATCATTAATCACTCGGTGACCAAGTCTCAGCTGATGGATCAATTACAGCCGGTACTGGGGGAGTCGGTTTCTGCCACGCCTTCGGGAGAAGAAGGGCGTTGGGTGATCCGTTATCCACTACCCGCTGAAGATGCTACGCCTGTAGACATTGCGACAGAGCTGCATCACATCTCAGATCAAGTGCAAATTGTCAGTAACAGCATGGTGGGATCGCAAGTTGGACAAGAGTTGATCGATCAAGGCGGACTCGCTTTGTTGATTTGTCTGCTCTCAATACTGGGTTACTTGAGCTTTCGTTTTGAATGGCGTTTAGCGAGCGGAGCCCTACTAGCCCTGCTACACGACGTGATTTTGGTACTGGGTTTCTTTGCGATAACGCAAATGGAATTCAACTTGACGGTATTTGCTGCAGTCTTAGCGGTGCTCGGCTATTCATTGAACGACTCGATCATTATTTCGGATCGTATCCGAGAATTACTGCTAGCGAAGCAGCAGACGCCAACCGCAGATATTAATGACCAAGCCATTATTGCCACCTTCTCACGTACTATGGTGACATCCGGTACCACTTTGATGACCATTTCGGCACTTTGGCTAATGGGCGGTGCTCCGTTACAAGGTTTCGCCATCGCCATGTTTATCGGCGTAATTTCAGGGACTTGGTCATCGATTTCTATTGGTACTGTGTTACCTGAGTGGTTAGGGCTAGAGCCTAAACATTATCTTCCTGTCGAGTTAGATGCAGCTCCTTAG
- a CDS encoding PTS sugar transporter subunit IIB: MKIFLCCAAGMSTSMLVSKMELSAKEKGIDCEISAHSIAEFEDCLQWSDVCLVAPQVRFKYEEFKRAANEQGKGCGLIDMMNYGLLNGEAVLEQAIALFNAQRITAEI, translated from the coding sequence ATGAAAATATTTTTATGTTGTGCAGCTGGCATGTCGACAAGCATGCTCGTCAGTAAGATGGAGCTCTCAGCAAAAGAAAAAGGGATCGATTGTGAGATTTCTGCACATTCTATTGCGGAGTTTGAGGACTGCTTGCAATGGAGTGATGTCTGTTTAGTCGCTCCACAGGTGAGATTCAAATATGAAGAATTTAAGCGCGCAGCGAATGAGCAGGGTAAAGGCTGCGGGCTTATAGACATGATGAACTATGGCTTATTGAATGGTGAAGCAGTACTTGAGCAAGCGATAGCACTTTTTAATGCACAACGTATTACAGCGGAGATCTAA
- a CDS encoding SH3 domain-containing protein produces the protein MLLVLILGLGGAGAGFYLFYLKPQMDAEAAKANEVPETAPEAPAEPTPAMEAKPEIMDFYVDAVTLSIREQPDPNAYPDVDKQLYRGDKVHLLEKKGGWGRISDYYVYEEGGPEVAEWIPLEGLTVEPPVITPEERTKTLTGYIENSDDFLLHQEKFLTTTDTLLKEGNCSPKDFEELGGWVRSVTFGEQPVYFIYCGGLSQAHKIYLNVQTGQIFYR, from the coding sequence ATGCTACTCGTGCTGATACTCGGATTAGGTGGAGCAGGTGCGGGATTTTATCTGTTTTATCTCAAACCGCAGATGGATGCGGAAGCGGCTAAAGCCAATGAAGTACCTGAAACTGCGCCTGAGGCTCCTGCAGAGCCAACTCCTGCTATGGAAGCTAAACCTGAGATTATGGATTTTTATGTCGATGCGGTGACATTAAGCATTCGTGAGCAACCCGATCCCAATGCTTATCCGGATGTTGATAAGCAACTCTATCGTGGTGACAAGGTTCATTTGCTTGAAAAAAAAGGGGGATGGGGGCGTATTTCGGATTATTACGTGTATGAGGAAGGGGGGCCTGAAGTGGCAGAGTGGATCCCCTTAGAAGGATTGACCGTCGAACCACCGGTGATTACGCCAGAAGAGCGCACTAAAACCTTAACCGGCTACATCGAAAATTCGGATGATTTTCTTTTGCATCAAGAAAAGTTCCTGACTACAACCGATACCTTATTAAAAGAGGGAAATTGCTCGCCCAAAGATTTTGAAGAGCTCGGAGGCTGGGTGCGCTCAGTCACTTTCGGAGAGCAGCCGGTGTATTTTATCTATTGTGGAGGCTTGAGTCAGGCACATAAGATCTACCTGAACGTGCAAACTGGCCAAATTTTCTATCGCTAG